In Rhodothermus marinus DSM 4252, a single genomic region encodes these proteins:
- a CDS encoding efflux RND transporter periplasmic adaptor subunit, with the protein MRPRILLFSSLLGLLLIAYLARSLWRSDSTATPAPADTAMATAPAAGGLAAFDKNGDGIVYQDPMHPWIVQDAPGKAPDCGMDLVPVSIHEGMDMGEEGTVRIDPVVLQNTGVRLTTVEVAPLAPTVRATARLEVNEQQLVAVSPKIEGWVERLYVDYEGARVRKGEPLLEIYSPALVSTQEEYLLALRNVQQLAGTPAEADARRLLEAARRRLQFWDITDEQIRQLEATGQPRKTLTLYAPASGTVLEKHVVEGQQIRSGQTLFVLADLSTLWLQVDVYEHDLSWVVPGISAEITLPYDPTVRLQGYVDYVYDTLDPATRTARARIVVPNPDLRLKPGMYAIATLQGHPTPPRPVVPEEALVRYGAEAFVIVALGEGRFLPTRVHPGPEANGRVQILEGLQGGERIVARAQFLIDSEARLKSALGALMSGHQHGGSMPEAPSNEPEAHTEHTGEHS; encoded by the coding sequence ATGCGTCCACGCATTTTACTGTTCTCAAGCCTGCTGGGCCTGCTCTTGATCGCCTACCTGGCCCGCTCGCTATGGCGTAGCGATTCGACCGCGACCCCGGCTCCTGCCGATACCGCCATGGCCACCGCCCCTGCGGCGGGTGGGCTGGCCGCCTTCGACAAAAACGGCGACGGCATCGTCTACCAGGACCCCATGCACCCCTGGATCGTCCAGGACGCACCGGGCAAGGCGCCGGACTGCGGCATGGACCTCGTCCCGGTCTCCATCCATGAAGGAATGGACATGGGCGAGGAAGGGACGGTCCGGATCGATCCGGTCGTCCTGCAGAACACGGGCGTGCGGCTGACGACCGTCGAAGTGGCCCCGCTGGCACCGACCGTTCGGGCTACCGCCCGCCTGGAAGTCAACGAGCAGCAGCTCGTGGCCGTCTCGCCCAAGATCGAGGGCTGGGTCGAGCGGCTGTATGTCGACTACGAGGGCGCTCGTGTCCGAAAAGGCGAGCCGCTGCTGGAAATCTACAGCCCGGCGCTGGTCTCCACCCAGGAAGAGTATCTGCTGGCACTGCGTAACGTGCAGCAACTGGCCGGCACGCCGGCCGAAGCCGACGCCCGTCGACTGCTCGAAGCGGCCCGCCGGCGCCTGCAGTTCTGGGACATCACCGACGAACAGATTCGCCAGCTCGAGGCCACCGGCCAGCCCCGCAAAACGCTGACGCTCTACGCGCCGGCTTCGGGAACGGTGCTGGAAAAGCACGTGGTCGAAGGCCAGCAGATCCGATCGGGCCAGACGCTTTTCGTGCTGGCCGATCTCTCGACGCTCTGGCTGCAGGTGGACGTCTACGAGCACGACCTGAGCTGGGTGGTGCCGGGGATTTCGGCCGAAATCACGCTACCCTACGATCCGACGGTCCGGCTGCAGGGCTACGTCGATTACGTCTACGACACGCTGGACCCGGCCACGCGTACGGCCCGTGCGCGGATTGTGGTGCCCAACCCGGACCTGCGCCTCAAGCCGGGCATGTACGCCATTGCCACCCTGCAGGGCCATCCCACCCCGCCCCGTCCGGTTGTGCCCGAGGAGGCCCTCGTCCGTTACGGAGCGGAAGCCTTCGTCATTGTCGCGCTCGGCGAGGGACGTTTTCTGCCCACCCGCGTACATCCGGGCCCCGAGGCCAACGGCCGCGTGCAGATTCTGGAGGGCCTACAGGGCGGCGAGCGCATCGTGGCACGCGCCCAGTTCCTGATCGACTCCGAAGCCCGGCTCAAAAGCGCCCTCGGAGCTCTGATGAGCGGGCATCAGCACGGGGGCTCCATGCCCGAAGCCCCTTCGAACGAACCGGAGGCCCATACCGAACACACGGGCGAGCACTCCTGA
- a CDS encoding efflux RND transporter permease subunit, which produces MLERLIEGSMRNRQLVLVLAMLLAALGIWATLNIPIDAIPDISDVQVVIRTEYPGQAPQIVEDQVTYPLATAMLAVPGARTVRGYSMFGTSFVYVIFEDGTDMYWARSRVLEYLNQVAGSLPEGARPAIGPDATSVGWIFEYSLMDTTGRHDLADLRTLQDFFLKYELQSIPGVSEVATVGGFVKQYQVVVDPQKLLAYGIPLSHVRMAIQRSNREVGARLLELGEREFIVRGRGYLQGIDDLRKIPLKARDGTVITLDDVATIRHGPEIRRGIADRNGEGEVVGGIVLMRYGENALRVIERVKARLEELKASLPEGVTINIEYDRSRLIRDAVRTVTIKLWQQLAVVALIVFVFLLHVRSAFVALVTVPLGALTALLIMYLLGVNANIMSLGGIAVAIGVMVDASLVMVENAHKHLERVRQQGTRLSAAERFQVLLAAAREVGPSMFFSLLIVTVSYLPVFALQQVEGRLFRPLAMTTTFSMAAASVLAVTLIPALMVIFVRGRIRTEHQNPVARFFAWIYRPVIRYTLRRPWRVVFGSVLLLVLTLLPVQRLLLGRVYVDFPQIGSEFMPPLNEGDLLYMPTTLPGISPQKAKELLQQTDRIIKSFPEVKSVFGKAGRAETATDPAPLSMFETVIILKDPSEWRPGMTLDRLIEEMDRALRIPGLTNAWTMPIKTRVDMLATGIKTPVGIKIVGPDLPTLEEIGAHLEQVLRQVPGTRSVYAERAMGGSYLDVVVDRAEAARYGLTVGDVLEIVQTAVGGMNVTTTIEGLERYPVQVRYPRELRDNLPALRQVLVPTPTGAQVPLGQLARFELVEGPPMIKSENARPNAWVYIDLEQGVDIGSYVQRARELVAREVELPPGYALVWSGQYEYMERAARRLRFLVPLTIGIVFLLLLIHFRSLRETLLLMATLPMAAIGAIWLMSVLGFNMSVAAAVGYIAVAGLAAETGVVMQAFLSDTIERYRREGRLSSIGALQAALEEGASRRVRPLLMTVSTSLIGLLPVMFGTETGAEVMKRLAAPMVGGLFSAAALTLIVIPALNMIIHRARLRRELETTTTDHQPEAAATTSSS; this is translated from the coding sequence ATGCTGGAACGACTGATAGAAGGAAGCATGCGGAATCGCCAGCTTGTCCTGGTGCTGGCGATGCTGCTGGCCGCACTGGGCATCTGGGCCACGCTGAATATCCCGATCGACGCCATCCCGGATATTTCGGATGTGCAGGTGGTCATCCGTACCGAGTATCCGGGCCAGGCGCCCCAGATCGTCGAAGACCAGGTTACCTACCCGCTGGCCACGGCCATGCTGGCCGTGCCGGGCGCCCGCACCGTCCGCGGCTATTCCATGTTCGGGACCTCCTTCGTCTACGTGATTTTCGAGGACGGCACCGACATGTACTGGGCCCGGAGCCGCGTGCTGGAGTACCTGAACCAGGTGGCCGGATCGCTGCCTGAAGGAGCCAGGCCGGCCATCGGCCCGGACGCCACCAGCGTCGGCTGGATCTTCGAATACAGCCTGATGGACACTACCGGCCGGCACGACCTGGCCGACCTGCGCACGCTTCAGGACTTTTTCCTGAAATACGAGCTGCAGTCCATCCCCGGCGTCTCGGAAGTGGCCACGGTCGGCGGCTTCGTCAAGCAATACCAGGTGGTGGTCGATCCCCAGAAGCTGCTGGCCTATGGCATTCCACTGAGCCACGTGCGCATGGCCATTCAGCGCTCCAACCGGGAAGTAGGAGCCCGGTTGCTGGAGCTGGGCGAGCGCGAGTTCATCGTCCGCGGCCGGGGCTACCTGCAGGGCATCGACGACCTGCGCAAGATCCCGCTCAAAGCGCGCGACGGGACGGTCATCACGCTGGACGATGTCGCCACAATTCGGCATGGCCCGGAGATCCGACGGGGTATCGCCGACCGCAACGGCGAGGGCGAAGTGGTGGGCGGCATCGTGCTCATGCGCTACGGTGAAAATGCACTGCGCGTGATCGAGCGCGTGAAGGCCCGTCTGGAAGAGCTGAAGGCCAGCCTGCCGGAAGGCGTCACCATCAACATCGAGTACGACCGTTCCCGCCTGATTCGGGATGCCGTGCGGACCGTCACGATCAAGCTCTGGCAGCAGCTGGCCGTGGTGGCGCTGATCGTGTTCGTCTTCCTGCTGCACGTGCGGAGTGCCTTCGTGGCGCTGGTGACGGTGCCGCTGGGCGCCCTGACGGCGCTGCTGATCATGTACCTGCTCGGCGTCAACGCCAACATCATGAGCCTGGGCGGCATTGCCGTGGCCATCGGTGTGATGGTCGATGCCTCGCTCGTGATGGTGGAAAATGCCCACAAGCATCTGGAGCGCGTGCGCCAGCAGGGTACCCGGCTTTCGGCCGCCGAGCGCTTTCAGGTGCTGCTGGCGGCCGCCCGCGAGGTGGGGCCCAGCATGTTCTTCTCGCTGCTGATCGTGACGGTCAGCTACCTGCCCGTCTTCGCACTGCAACAGGTTGAAGGCCGGCTGTTTCGACCGCTGGCCATGACCACCACGTTTTCCATGGCGGCGGCCTCGGTGCTGGCCGTCACGCTCATTCCGGCGCTCATGGTGATTTTCGTACGCGGCCGCATCCGCACCGAGCATCAGAACCCGGTCGCGCGGTTTTTCGCCTGGATCTACCGGCCGGTGATCCGCTACACGCTGCGCCGTCCCTGGCGGGTGGTGTTCGGTAGCGTGCTGTTGCTTGTCCTCACGCTGTTACCGGTGCAACGCCTGCTGCTGGGCCGGGTCTATGTCGATTTTCCCCAGATCGGCTCCGAGTTCATGCCGCCGCTCAACGAAGGCGACCTGCTCTACATGCCGACCACACTGCCGGGCATTTCGCCGCAGAAAGCCAAGGAGCTGTTGCAGCAGACCGACCGCATCATCAAAAGCTTTCCGGAGGTCAAATCGGTCTTCGGCAAGGCAGGTCGTGCCGAAACGGCCACCGATCCGGCGCCGCTTTCCATGTTCGAGACGGTGATCATTCTCAAGGATCCGAGCGAGTGGCGACCGGGCATGACGCTGGACCGGCTCATCGAAGAAATGGATCGGGCGCTGCGCATTCCGGGGCTGACCAACGCCTGGACGATGCCCATCAAGACCCGGGTGGACATGCTCGCCACCGGCATCAAGACGCCGGTCGGGATCAAGATCGTGGGACCCGACCTGCCCACGCTGGAAGAGATCGGGGCCCATCTGGAGCAGGTGCTGCGTCAGGTGCCCGGCACGCGCTCGGTCTATGCCGAACGGGCCATGGGCGGGAGCTACCTGGACGTGGTGGTCGATCGCGCCGAGGCGGCTCGCTACGGCCTGACCGTGGGGGACGTGCTGGAAATCGTGCAGACGGCCGTCGGCGGCATGAACGTGACCACCACCATCGAGGGCCTGGAGCGCTATCCGGTGCAGGTGCGCTATCCACGCGAACTGCGCGATAACCTGCCGGCCCTGCGCCAGGTGCTCGTACCCACGCCAACGGGCGCCCAGGTGCCGCTGGGTCAGCTGGCCCGGTTCGAGCTGGTCGAAGGTCCGCCCATGATCAAAAGCGAAAACGCCCGGCCCAATGCCTGGGTGTACATCGACCTGGAGCAGGGCGTCGACATCGGCTCCTACGTGCAACGCGCCCGGGAACTGGTGGCCCGCGAGGTGGAACTGCCACCGGGCTACGCGCTGGTCTGGAGCGGTCAGTACGAGTACATGGAGCGGGCCGCCCGCCGACTGCGCTTCCTGGTGCCGCTGACGATCGGCATCGTGTTCCTGCTGCTGCTCATCCATTTTCGCAGCCTGCGCGAGACGCTGCTGCTGATGGCCACGCTGCCCATGGCCGCCATCGGGGCCATCTGGCTGATGAGCGTGCTGGGCTTCAACATGAGCGTGGCCGCCGCCGTGGGCTACATTGCCGTGGCCGGACTGGCCGCCGAAACCGGCGTGGTCATGCAGGCCTTCCTGTCCGACACGATCGAACGCTACCGCCGGGAAGGCCGGCTTTCGTCCATCGGTGCCCTGCAGGCAGCGCTGGAAGAGGGCGCCTCGCGGCGCGTTCGTCCGCTGCTGATGACGGTCTCCACGTCGCTGATCGGCCTGCTCCCGGTGATGTTCGGCACCGAAACCGGCGCCGAGGTCATGAAGCGGCTGGCGGCGCCGATGGTCGGCGGACTCTTCAGCGCAGCGGCTCTGACGCTCATCGTGATCCCGGCGCTTAACATGATCATCCACCGGGCGCGCCTGCGGCGGGAACTGGAAACGACGACCACCGACCATCAGCCCGAAGCGGCTGCAACGACGTCGTCTTCCTGA
- a CDS encoding PepSY domain-containing protein, whose protein sequence is MRLPVRTIRKLHRYLGLIIGIQLLLWTGSGLFFSLNPIEKVRGEHLMAPPPVLAPDDTLLATPTRALQELRRRFPEAEVLQVMLRPLLDRPVYELMFRHEGRLRFALADARTGRLRPPITEAEAVAIAQADFVPEAPIAAVEYLTEAPPGSEFRGSPLPVYRVVFDHPTGTRIYVAAENGRVTARRNDTWRWFDFFWMFHIMDYRTRDNFNHLLLQSFSLFGLLTVLSGFVLWAVTSPTLRGRRKPFRRAKAAFRQA, encoded by the coding sequence ATGCGTCTGCCCGTACGTACGATTCGCAAACTGCACCGCTACCTGGGATTGATCATCGGCATTCAGCTCCTGCTCTGGACAGGAAGCGGGTTGTTTTTCAGTCTGAACCCGATCGAAAAAGTCCGCGGCGAACACCTGATGGCCCCGCCGCCCGTGCTGGCTCCGGACGACACGCTGCTGGCCACCCCGACCCGGGCCCTGCAGGAACTCCGGCGTCGCTTTCCGGAAGCCGAAGTGCTGCAGGTCATGCTGCGCCCCTTGCTCGACCGGCCTGTCTACGAACTGATGTTCCGCCACGAAGGACGCCTCCGCTTTGCCCTGGCCGATGCCCGCACGGGCCGCCTGCGCCCCCCGATTACCGAGGCCGAAGCGGTGGCCATTGCACAGGCCGATTTCGTTCCCGAAGCGCCGATCGCTGCCGTCGAATACCTGACCGAGGCGCCGCCCGGCTCCGAATTTCGGGGAAGCCCGCTGCCCGTCTACCGCGTGGTCTTCGACCATCCCACCGGCACCCGAATCTACGTGGCCGCCGAAAACGGACGGGTCACGGCCCGACGCAACGACACCTGGCGCTGGTTCGACTTCTTCTGGATGTTCCACATCATGGACTACCGCACCCGCGACAACTTCAACCACCTGCTGCTGCAGAGCTTCTCGCTGTTCGGGCTGCTGACCGTGCTCAGCGGCTTCGTGCTCTGGGCCGTCACCTCCCCGACGCTCCGCGGCCGCCGGAAACCTTTTCGGCGGGCAAAGGCCGCGTTTCGGCAAGCGTAG
- a CDS encoding MFS transporter, with protein sequence METASVRLGLRANWQQFALLVVVNAFVGAMVGMERAILPLLAEQEFGVASRVATLSFVASFGLTKALANLLAGRLGDRIGRRRVLLAGWLAGLPVPWLLMWAPSWAWVVAANVLLGVNQGLAWSMTVIMKIDLVGPRQRGLAMGLNEAAGYLAVSLAALATGYVAATYGLRPQPFYLGVVFSGVGLLLSALFVRETQHHADLEARQHFDASAPVPSFREVFVRTSWRDRRLFAVCQAGLVNNLNDGMAWGLFPLFFAALGYGLTQIGWLAALYPAVWGLGQLVTGALSDRIGRRPLIVGGMLLQGVSIGAMLFSDAFAWQAAAMVGLGIGTAMVYPTLLAVIGDVAHPAWRSTAVGVYRLWRDGGYVVGALLAGVLADALSIPWAIGAIAALTLLSGGVAATTLAETRPLPAEKVSGGRGASGR encoded by the coding sequence ATGGAGACAGCATCGGTACGTCTGGGGTTGCGGGCCAACTGGCAGCAGTTCGCCCTGCTGGTGGTGGTGAACGCCTTCGTGGGGGCGATGGTGGGGATGGAACGGGCCATTTTGCCGCTGCTGGCCGAGCAGGAGTTCGGGGTGGCCTCGCGGGTGGCGACGCTGTCGTTCGTGGCGAGCTTCGGGCTGACCAAGGCGCTGGCCAATTTGCTGGCAGGGCGACTGGGCGACCGGATCGGCCGTCGCCGGGTACTGCTGGCCGGATGGCTGGCAGGGTTGCCGGTGCCCTGGCTGCTGATGTGGGCGCCGTCGTGGGCCTGGGTGGTGGCGGCGAACGTGCTGCTCGGAGTGAATCAGGGGCTGGCCTGGTCGATGACGGTCATCATGAAGATCGACCTGGTCGGTCCCCGGCAGCGCGGACTGGCGATGGGGCTCAACGAGGCGGCCGGCTATCTGGCCGTGTCGCTGGCGGCGCTGGCCACGGGCTACGTGGCGGCGACCTATGGATTGCGTCCGCAGCCGTTCTACCTGGGTGTGGTGTTCTCGGGAGTGGGACTGCTGCTCTCAGCGCTTTTCGTGCGGGAGACGCAGCACCACGCCGACCTGGAGGCCCGGCAGCACTTCGACGCTTCGGCGCCGGTGCCGTCTTTCAGAGAAGTATTCGTGCGCACCTCCTGGCGCGATCGGCGCCTGTTTGCCGTGTGCCAGGCGGGCCTGGTCAACAATCTGAACGACGGCATGGCCTGGGGGCTGTTTCCGCTCTTCTTTGCCGCGCTGGGCTACGGACTGACGCAGATTGGCTGGCTGGCGGCGCTCTATCCGGCCGTCTGGGGGCTGGGGCAACTCGTGACCGGAGCGCTCTCGGACCGCATCGGCCGGCGGCCGCTCATCGTGGGCGGGATGCTGCTGCAGGGCGTGAGCATCGGCGCCATGCTCTTTTCCGATGCGTTTGCCTGGCAGGCGGCGGCCATGGTCGGGCTGGGCATCGGTACGGCCATGGTGTATCCGACGCTGCTGGCCGTCATCGGCGACGTGGCGCACCCCGCCTGGCGCTCGACGGCCGTAGGTGTCTACCGCCTCTGGCGGGACGGCGGCTATGTGGTCGGCGCTTTGCTGGCCGGGGTGTTGGCCGACGCGCTGAGCATCCCCTGGGCCATCGGTGCCATCGCCGCCCTGACGCTCCTTTCCGGCGGAGTGGCCGCCACTACGCTTGCCGAAACGCGGCCTTTGCCCGCCGAAAAGGTTTCCGGCGGCCGCGGAGCGTCGGGGAGGTGA
- the tenA gene encoding thiaminase II — MQEAPAATRPFTVPPFAQACLEAASDAWGASFQHPFVRALAEGTLDAERFRFYQMQDARYLEAFADACSLIATRCVRPDDKLWFIDAARLALVVERELHAGYGKKLGYTLEDVARIELTPNNRAYQDHMIATAVRGTLVEAVAAITPCPWLYVELGQHLARELGTIPDTHPYADWLRMYSNPEFNTYMDNLLERLERFAREADDAARARAKEAFRTSVRYEWMFWQQAWEQQRWPV, encoded by the coding sequence ATGCAGGAAGCACCGGCAGCAACGCGGCCTTTTACGGTTCCGCCGTTTGCGCAGGCATGCCTGGAGGCTGCCTCGGACGCTTGGGGCGCTTCGTTTCAGCATCCCTTTGTGCGGGCACTGGCCGAAGGCACGCTCGACGCCGAACGATTCCGCTTCTACCAGATGCAGGATGCCCGTTATCTGGAAGCTTTCGCCGATGCCTGCAGTCTGATCGCCACGCGGTGCGTGCGGCCTGACGACAAGCTGTGGTTCATCGACGCGGCCCGGCTGGCGCTGGTCGTCGAGCGCGAGCTGCATGCCGGCTACGGAAAGAAGCTGGGCTACACGCTGGAGGATGTAGCGCGGATCGAACTGACCCCGAACAACCGGGCCTATCAGGACCACATGATCGCGACGGCCGTGCGCGGCACGCTGGTCGAGGCGGTGGCGGCCATCACACCGTGCCCCTGGCTGTACGTCGAGCTGGGGCAGCATCTGGCGCGTGAACTGGGCACGATCCCCGACACGCACCCGTATGCCGACTGGCTCCGGATGTACAGCAACCCGGAATTCAACACGTACATGGACAATCTGCTGGAGCGTCTGGAGCGGTTTGCGCGGGAGGCGGACGACGCAGCGCGAGCGCGCGCGAAAGAGGCGTTCCGCACCAGCGTGCGCTACGAGTGGATGTTCTGGCAGCAGGCCTGGGAGCAGCAGCGCTGGCCGGTCTGA
- a CDS encoding ArsR/SmtB family transcription factor, with product MLTITDTGLELKAKLFRGLADTSRMALLEALREKPQTVTALVEATGLSQPNVSNHLRCLLDCGLVQRSRRGRFVVYRLSDERIAELLQLAEQVLADVARGVYHCTRYNVP from the coding sequence ATGCTTACCATCACCGACACGGGTCTCGAGCTGAAGGCCAAGCTGTTTCGAGGACTGGCTGATACGTCCCGGATGGCCTTGCTAGAAGCGTTGCGTGAAAAGCCGCAGACGGTTACTGCCCTGGTGGAGGCGACCGGGCTGAGCCAGCCGAACGTCTCCAACCACCTGCGCTGTCTGCTTGACTGCGGCCTGGTGCAACGAAGCCGCCGGGGGCGCTTCGTGGTCTACCGGCTCAGCGACGAGCGCATCGCCGAGCTGCTGCAGCTGGCCGAACAGGTGCTGGCCGACGTAGCCCGAGGCGTTTATCACTGCACACGCTACAACGTGCCATGA
- a CDS encoding heavy metal translocating P-type ATPase yields the protein MKTVELSVEGMDCASCARHVAQALESVPGVCRVEVLLAAQKAVLEVDPTHPPAPEALRRAVEAAGYRVSQPEASPAATSHSRRIAALLALVFGTVLTVVVLGEWLGLFEELTARVPLPVGIALVVLMGYPVFRQVVQALLQGRILAYTLMSVGALAALLIGEWPTAAVVVFFMRVGDYVERFTTEQARRALKGLSQLMPRRARVERQGELVEVAAEAVQPGEVVLVRPGERVPVDGEVLEGTATLDTSALTGESMPVEAGPGDAVLAASLVRQGYLRLKATHTGAATTFGRILHLVETAEANRSNTERLADRFSTYYLPVVAAVALGTYLLRGDVMATVAVLVVACSCAFALATPVAVLAAIGAAARQGVVIKGGRYLEALARADVVLIDKTGTLTLGRPRLTDLVPLNGQSADELLALAAAAEYASEHPLAEAIREAARTRGLPLHRPEEARPLPGIGIEARVDGHRVRLQRLSDTEAFPEAAVLAAEGKTLILMEVDGRPAALLGAADTERPGLREALDVLRQMGLHHLELLTGDHPRAAEPLARRLGLRCRAGLLPDDKIRIVREYQRQGHTVVMIGDGINDAPALMQADVGIAMGSGTDVALDTAAVVLLRNDWHQLPALFRLAFRTRRTIAVNLGFTALYNLIGLTLAALGYLPPVLAAAAQSLPDLGILGNSARLLRARLSAS from the coding sequence ATGAAAACCGTCGAGCTTTCCGTCGAAGGGATGGATTGCGCCAGCTGTGCCCGCCACGTGGCGCAGGCGCTTGAATCGGTGCCGGGCGTCTGCCGCGTCGAGGTGCTGCTGGCGGCGCAAAAAGCCGTGCTGGAAGTAGACCCCACCCATCCCCCGGCACCTGAGGCACTGCGCCGGGCAGTTGAAGCCGCCGGCTACCGGGTGAGTCAGCCCGAAGCATCGCCTGCAGCAACCTCGCATAGCCGGCGCATTGCAGCACTGCTGGCCCTGGTGTTCGGGACCGTACTGACGGTGGTGGTTCTAGGCGAATGGCTGGGACTCTTTGAGGAGCTCACCGCCCGCGTACCCTTGCCTGTCGGGATTGCGCTGGTTGTCTTGATGGGCTATCCGGTGTTCCGTCAGGTGGTGCAGGCGTTGCTTCAGGGGCGCATTCTGGCCTACACGCTCATGAGCGTAGGGGCACTGGCTGCGCTACTTATTGGCGAATGGCCCACAGCTGCCGTCGTAGTCTTCTTCATGCGGGTCGGCGACTACGTAGAGCGCTTCACGACGGAACAGGCCCGGCGGGCGCTGAAAGGGTTAAGCCAGCTAATGCCTCGTAGGGCGCGGGTGGAGCGCCAGGGAGAGCTGGTCGAGGTAGCGGCCGAGGCCGTTCAGCCAGGCGAGGTGGTACTGGTGCGTCCCGGCGAGCGCGTGCCCGTTGATGGCGAGGTGCTAGAAGGCACCGCCACCCTCGACACGTCGGCGCTCACCGGCGAATCCATGCCCGTCGAAGCAGGACCAGGCGATGCCGTGCTGGCTGCCTCCCTGGTGCGACAGGGCTACCTTCGCCTGAAAGCTACGCATACCGGAGCCGCCACCACATTCGGGCGCATCCTGCACCTGGTCGAGACGGCCGAGGCCAACCGGAGCAATACCGAACGCCTGGCCGACCGCTTTTCTACCTACTATCTGCCGGTCGTAGCTGCTGTAGCCCTGGGCACCTACCTGCTGCGCGGCGATGTGATGGCCACCGTAGCGGTCCTCGTCGTGGCCTGCAGCTGTGCGTTTGCCCTGGCTACGCCTGTGGCTGTGCTGGCTGCTATTGGGGCGGCCGCCCGCCAGGGGGTTGTGATCAAAGGCGGTCGCTACCTGGAAGCGCTGGCCCGCGCCGACGTAGTCCTAATCGACAAAACCGGCACGCTCACGCTCGGCCGCCCTCGCCTGACCGATCTGGTGCCGCTCAACGGGCAGTCAGCCGACGAACTGCTGGCGCTGGCCGCTGCTGCCGAGTATGCTTCAGAACATCCCCTGGCCGAAGCCATCCGGGAAGCGGCCCGTACCCGAGGCCTACCCCTGCACCGCCCCGAGGAAGCCCGTCCGCTGCCAGGCATCGGCATCGAAGCCCGTGTTGATGGGCACCGCGTACGTCTGCAGCGCCTGTCCGACACGGAGGCGTTTCCGGAAGCCGCGGTGCTGGCTGCCGAAGGCAAAACACTTATTCTGATGGAGGTGGATGGCCGTCCAGCCGCCCTGTTGGGAGCGGCCGACACCGAGCGACCTGGCCTGCGCGAGGCGCTGGATGTGTTGCGACAGATGGGGCTGCACCATCTGGAGCTGCTCACCGGCGATCATCCTCGGGCGGCTGAGCCGCTGGCACGCCGGCTGGGGCTTCGGTGCCGGGCCGGCCTGCTCCCGGACGACAAAATTCGCATTGTCCGCGAATATCAACGCCAAGGACACACGGTAGTAATGATCGGCGACGGCATCAATGATGCGCCGGCCCTCATGCAGGCCGACGTAGGTATCGCCATGGGTTCCGGTACCGATGTGGCGCTCGACACGGCTGCCGTGGTGCTGCTGCGCAACGACTGGCACCAGCTCCCTGCACTGTTTCGTCTGGCCTTTCGCACGCGTCGTACCATTGCCGTAAATCTTGGCTTTACGGCCCTGTACAACCTGATAGGCCTCACCCTGGCCGCCCTGGGCTACCTACCTCCTGTACTGGCCGCCGCTGCCCAATCGCTCCCTGATCTGGGCATTCTGGGCAATTCCGCCCGGCTGCTCCGTGCCCGTCTGTCGGCTTCCTGA